The nucleotide window CGATGTCGCGCAGGATCTGGCGCGCGTCCTCGAACTGCTCGGCGCCCAGCATCTTGCTGCGCATCATGAAGCTCACCGCGCGGCGCGTATCGAGCATGTTGCGGCGGATGCGCCCGTTCAGGTCCTCCTGCCAGGCGATGTCGGCCAGCACGCTTTGCGCGTAGTCGTCGCTCACGTTGCCGTCCAGCACGCGCACGCTCACGGCCTTCAGGTCGTCGTAGATGCCCTCCAGCGTGTCGGCCGAATATTCGACGTCGGTGTCAAAGAGCGCCAGCAGCACGTCCTTGGCGTCCTCGATCAGGCCTGGCGCTCGGCGCGCGCGCATGCGCAGCAGACGAAACACCGGGATGTCCTCGTCGTGGATGGAAAACAGCACGCCGCAGCTCTTCAGCTCGGTGTTGTGCTGGTTCAGGATGAAGGCCACGCGCACGCTGCGCGGCTCCTCGTCGTCGTCGACCAGGAAGTCGCTCCTGAGGTGCAGCTCGCCGTTGTCCTCCTCGTAAAAGCGCGCGGACTCCTCGATGTCCTCGTCCATCACGTCTTCCGGGATGGACAGGCCGTAGTGCTGCTTGATCCAGCGCTTTTCCTGCGCCGTGGGCGATTGCAGGTCGACCCAGATCGGCTGAAAGCGCGCGAGCTCCTCCAGCGATTCGATCTCTTCCTGGACCAGCCGGCCATTGGCCAGCGAAAAGATGT belongs to Melaminivora suipulveris and includes:
- the corA gene encoding magnesium/cobalt transporter CorA is translated as MLNIFSLANGRLVQEEIESLEELARFQPIWVDLQSPTAQEKRWIKQHYGLSIPEDVMDEDIEESARFYEEDNGELHLRSDFLVDDDEEPRSVRVAFILNQHNTELKSCGVLFSIHDEDIPVFRLLRMRARRAPGLIEDAKDVLLALFDTDVEYSADTLEGIYDDLKAVSVRVLDGNVSDDYAQSVLADIAWQEDLNGRIRRNMLDTRRAVSFMMRSKMLGAEQFEDARQILRDIESLDSHTQFLFDKINFLMDALVGFLNINQNKIIKIFSVASVALLPPTLIASVYGMNFTFMPEVEWKYGYPYAIALMVASALGPMLYFRKRGWLK